A stretch of the Massilia sp. W12 genome encodes the following:
- a CDS encoding erythromycin esterase family protein, with translation MATPPSSVNLEPDLTQAKLLSDDELATSALATGFTPTAQESAWLQQNHRKIRSLVFDRDFSDLAFLRQELAGKRIVQLGESSHGSREFNQIKVRMVKFMHQELGYNVLAFESSLIGCHLQDQEYLARRSVPPRQACVFAVWATQELDELFRYIDSTQASSRPLRLAGFDWQESSTPYDNAERVSNWLAPVLRQTNDAALQNTGALIEAVFALAQKGTACASAPAAASCQAFLAEGARYEQEMARLIQTFEPYRAQADDSQRFVRNMAYLGLQSLQDRLLSLRARHLDPHSYQGRDPAMARSISGLAKLAYPQEKIMVWAHNAHISRASQWGSAAGAPMGSYLAKEWQDQLFTIGLFMLRGENANNFRNSMPVRLPPADSLEAYAHSLRLGALYLPIPARDAAGDGDNWLHRPLNFMNWGMHLQLDRLDQHFDAAIVIDRSRIPAYN, from the coding sequence GTGGCTACCCCCCCATCCAGCGTCAACCTGGAACCTGACCTGACCCAGGCCAAATTATTGAGCGATGATGAGCTGGCGACCAGCGCCTTGGCGACCGGCTTTACCCCGACCGCCCAGGAAAGCGCCTGGCTGCAGCAAAATCATCGCAAAATCCGCTCCCTGGTGTTTGACCGCGATTTTTCTGACTTGGCGTTTTTGCGTCAGGAATTAGCAGGTAAACGCATTGTGCAATTGGGCGAAAGCTCGCATGGCTCGCGCGAATTCAATCAAATCAAGGTGCGCATGGTCAAATTCATGCATCAGGAATTGGGTTATAACGTGCTGGCCTTTGAGTCTTCATTGATCGGCTGTCATTTGCAGGATCAGGAATACCTGGCGCGCCGCAGCGTGCCGCCGCGTCAGGCATGTGTGTTTGCCGTTTGGGCGACGCAGGAATTGGATGAATTATTCCGCTATATCGACAGCACCCAGGCCAGTTCCCGGCCTTTACGTCTGGCCGGCTTTGACTGGCAAGAATCCAGTACGCCTTACGATAATGCAGAGCGCGTCAGCAACTGGCTCGCGCCTGTGCTGCGGCAGACAAATGATGCCGCTTTGCAGAACACCGGCGCGCTGATCGAAGCTGTGTTCGCGCTTGCGCAGAAAGGGACGGCTTGTGCTTCCGCTCCGGCTGCGGCGTCGTGCCAGGCTTTTTTGGCCGAAGGCGCACGCTATGAGCAGGAAATGGCGCGCTTGATCCAGACCTTTGAACCGTATCGGGCGCAAGCTGATGACAGTCAGCGTTTTGTGCGCAATATGGCGTATCTGGGCTTGCAGTCTTTGCAAGACCGCCTGCTCAGTTTGCGTGCGCGCCATCTCGACCCCCATTCTTACCAGGGGCGCGATCCGGCCATGGCGCGCAGCATCAGCGGGCTGGCCAAGCTGGCTTACCCGCAGGAGAAAATCATGGTCTGGGCGCATAACGCGCATATCTCACGCGCCAGTCAATGGGGGAGTGCTGCAGGCGCGCCTATGGGGTCGTATCTGGCCAAAGAATGGCAGGATCAGTTATTTACCATTGGCTTATTCATGTTGCGCGGGGAGAACGCAAATAATTTTCGCAACAGTATGCCGGTGCGTTTGCCGCCAGCGGATTCTTTAGAGGCGTATGCGCACAGCTTGCGGCTGGGGGCCTTATATTTGCCGATTCCTGCGCGCGATGCGGCCGGGGATGGCGATAACTGGCTGCATAGGCCGCTGAATTTTATGAACTGGGGGATGCATTTGCAGCTTGATCGCCTGGATCAACATTTTGATGCGGCGATCGTGATTGATCGCTCGCGCATACCGGCTTACAACTGA
- the rng gene encoding ribonuclease G, with protein MSEDLLINITPQETRVALVIQGAVQELHIERTHSRGLTGNVYLGKVVRVLPGMQSAFIDIGLERAAFLHVADIWEARSGESGNLTPIEKMLFDGQVLTVQVIKDPIGSKGARLSTQISIAGRMLVYLPQDNHIGISQKIENEAEREQLRSRLQSLLPPDEKGGFIVRTVAEEASDADMQADIDYLRKIWSAIGAAARSKPPTSLLYQDLNLAQRVLRDFVNDETNAIFVDSRENYLALSEFSSAYMPKELARLQHYTGERPLFDLYGVEEEILRALGRRVDLKSGGYLIVDQTEAMTTIDVNTGGYVGGRNFADTIFKTNLEAAHAIARQLRLRNLGGIIILDFIDMENAEHRNAVLAELKKALSRDRTKVSVSSFSALGLVEMTRKRTRESLAHVLCEPCPACGGRGQVKTSRTICYEILRELLREAKQFNPREFRILASQEVVDLFLEEESQHLAMLGDFIGKKISLQVETSYHQEQYDVILM; from the coding sequence ATGAGTGAAGATTTGCTGATCAATATCACCCCGCAGGAAACCCGGGTCGCCCTGGTGATACAGGGCGCCGTCCAGGAATTGCATATCGAGCGCACCCATTCGCGGGGATTAACCGGCAATGTGTATCTGGGCAAAGTGGTGCGCGTCCTGCCCGGCATGCAATCGGCCTTTATCGACATCGGCCTGGAGCGCGCCGCGTTTTTGCATGTGGCCGATATCTGGGAAGCGCGCAGCGGCGAAAGCGGCAACTTGACGCCGATTGAAAAGATGCTGTTTGACGGCCAGGTCTTGACGGTGCAAGTGATCAAAGATCCGATTGGCAGCAAAGGCGCGCGCCTGTCCACCCAGATCTCGATTGCCGGACGCATGCTGGTCTATCTGCCGCAAGATAATCACATCGGCATTTCGCAAAAAATCGAAAACGAAGCGGAGCGCGAACAATTGCGCAGCCGCCTGCAAAGCCTGTTGCCGCCGGATGAAAAAGGCGGCTTCATTGTGCGCACCGTGGCGGAAGAGGCGAGCGACGCCGATATGCAAGCCGATATCGACTACCTGCGCAAAATCTGGAGCGCCATCGGCGCCGCAGCGCGCAGCAAACCGCCGACCTCATTGCTGTATCAGGATTTAAATCTGGCGCAGCGCGTCTTGCGCGATTTCGTGAATGATGAAACGAATGCGATTTTTGTCGATTCGCGAGAAAACTATCTGGCCTTGAGCGAATTCTCCAGCGCCTATATGCCAAAAGAGCTGGCGCGCCTGCAGCACTACACCGGCGAACGTCCGCTGTTTGATTTATATGGCGTGGAAGAAGAAATTTTGCGCGCATTGGGGCGGCGCGTCGATTTGAAATCAGGCGGCTATCTGATCGTCGATCAAACCGAGGCCATGACCACCATCGACGTGAATACCGGCGGCTATGTGGGTGGACGCAATTTCGCCGACACCATTTTCAAAACCAATCTGGAAGCGGCGCATGCGATTGCGCGCCAACTGCGCCTGCGCAATCTGGGCGGCATCATCATCCTCGATTTCATCGACATGGAAAACGCCGAGCACCGCAACGCCGTGCTGGCCGAATTGAAAAAAGCCCTGTCGCGCGACCGCACCAAGGTCTCGGTCAGCAGCTTTTCCGCGCTTGGCCTGGTGGAAATGACGCGCAAGCGCACACGCGAATCGCTGGCCCATGTGCTGTGCGAACCCTGTCCCGCCTGCGGTGGCCGTGGCCAGGTCAAAACCTCGCGCACGATATGCTACGAAATTTTGCGTGAATTGCTGCGCGAAGCCAAACAATTCAACCCGCGCGAATTCCGCATCCTGGCCTCGCAGGAAGTGGTCGATTTATTCCTGGAAGAAGAATCGCAACACCTGGCCATGCTGGGCGACTTCATCGGCAAGAAAATCTCACTGCAGGTCGAGACTTCGTATCATCAAGAGCAATATGATGTCATTCTGATGTGA
- a CDS encoding nucleoside triphosphate pyrophosphatase, whose protein sequence is MKLDKKIWLASKSPRRRELLRQIGVDFEILFLREQAPRGPDVTELAMPGEAAADYVRRVTLEKVACAAHVQAMRHLPLRPILCADTTVSIDGDILGKPANNAEAQAMLRRLAGRRHQVLTSIALHWQEQTWQHTQVSQVEFSPLNDAQIVRYCSGSEPYDKAGGYGIQGQAAAFISHIEGSYSGIMGLPLYDTLQLLQQAGFAP, encoded by the coding sequence ATGAAGCTGGACAAAAAAATCTGGCTGGCCTCGAAAAGCCCGCGCCGCCGCGAATTGCTGCGCCAAATCGGGGTGGACTTTGAAATTCTGTTTTTACGCGAACAGGCCCCGCGCGGGCCGGACGTGACAGAACTGGCCATGCCGGGCGAAGCGGCGGCGGATTATGTGCGCCGCGTGACGCTGGAAAAAGTCGCCTGCGCGGCGCATGTGCAAGCCATGCGCCATTTACCGCTGCGGCCGATTTTATGCGCCGACACCACGGTCAGCATTGACGGCGACATCTTAGGCAAGCCCGCCAATAACGCCGAAGCGCAAGCCATGCTGCGCCGCTTAGCCGGGCGCCGCCATCAAGTGCTGACCTCCATCGCCCTGCATTGGCAGGAACAGACCTGGCAGCATACCCAGGTCTCGCAAGTTGAATTTTCGCCCTTGAATGACGCGCAAATTGTGCGTTATTGCAGCGGCAGCGAACCGTATGACAAAGCCGGCGGCTATGGCATTCAAGGCCAGGCCGCCGCGTTTATCTCGCATATCGAAGGCAGCTATTCCGGCATCATGGGATTGCCGCTGTACGACACCCTCCAACTGTTGCAACAAGCAGGATTTGCCCCTTGA
- the rlmH gene encoding 23S rRNA (pseudouridine(1915)-N(3))-methyltransferase RlmH: MQLLIAAVGHKMPDWINQGFAEYAKRMPPELRLALKEIKPIERSGGRTAESVMAQERVKIEAALPKGARIIALDERGRDLSSAQLARQLEQWRQDGRDCAFIIGGADGLDPAIKQQADMLLRLSSLTMPHGMVRVLLAEQLYRAWSITQNHPYHRV, encoded by the coding sequence ATGCAATTGCTGATTGCCGCAGTCGGGCACAAAATGCCCGACTGGATCAACCAGGGCTTTGCTGAATACGCCAAACGCATGCCGCCGGAGCTGCGCCTTGCGCTCAAAGAAATCAAACCGATTGAGCGTAGCGGCGGCCGCACGGCGGAAAGCGTGATGGCGCAAGAGCGCGTCAAAATTGAAGCCGCCCTGCCCAAGGGCGCACGCATCATTGCGCTGGATGAGCGCGGGCGCGACCTCAGCAGCGCCCAGCTCGCCCGCCAGCTCGAACAATGGCGCCAGGATGGACGCGACTGCGCCTTCATCATCGGCGGCGCCGATGGCCTCGACCCCGCCATCAAACAACAGGCCGATATGCTGTTGCGCCTGTCCAGCCTGACCATGCCGCACGGCATGGTGCGCGTGCTGCTGGCCGAACAGCTCTACCGCGCCTGGAGCATCACCCAAAATCATCCATATCACCGGGTTTGA
- the rsfS gene encoding ribosome silencing factor, producing MEINKLQALVIDALEDVKAQDIRLFDTTHLSSLFERIVIATGTSNRQTRALAASVRDKVKEAGGSVVGLEGEDTGEWVLVDLNDMLVHIMQAPIRAYYRLEEIWGDKPISIDEAKRAAKRKNAPKSTKTAEPVKTSKHLAAMQDAPEESAPKRRSTRKTAEDADAAPAKPRARKSAAGAEAPAAPKTRARKTAVSAVSEQVQQVVAAKKPRSRKSTVSDEAVESAAPAPKVARGAKVKVAQSKSVTAELKEVKAAKTAARKATEKAAEKPAAPAKRVIRRVKSGE from the coding sequence ATGGAAATTAATAAATTACAGGCGCTCGTGATCGACGCGCTGGAAGACGTCAAAGCGCAGGATATCCGCCTGTTTGACACCACCCATTTAAGCAGCCTGTTTGAGCGCATCGTGATCGCCACCGGCACCTCCAACCGGCAAACCCGCGCCCTGGCAGCATCGGTGCGCGACAAAGTCAAAGAGGCCGGCGGCAGCGTGGTCGGCCTGGAAGGCGAAGACACCGGCGAATGGGTGTTGGTGGACCTCAACGATATGCTGGTGCATATCATGCAAGCGCCGATCCGCGCTTACTACCGTCTGGAAGAAATCTGGGGCGATAAGCCGATTTCAATCGACGAAGCGAAACGCGCCGCCAAGCGCAAGAACGCGCCCAAGAGCACCAAGACCGCAGAGCCGGTGAAAACCAGCAAGCATCTGGCGGCAATGCAGGATGCGCCGGAAGAAAGCGCGCCGAAACGCCGCAGCACCCGCAAAACCGCAGAAGACGCAGACGCCGCCCCGGCCAAACCGCGCGCCCGCAAGAGCGCCGCCGGCGCCGAAGCGCCCGCCGCGCCCAAGACCCGCGCCCGCAAAACCGCCGTCAGCGCCGTCAGCGAACAAGTGCAGCAAGTGGTGGCCGCGAAAAAACCGCGCAGCCGCAAATCCACAGTCAGCGATGAGGCAGTGGAAAGCGCCGCACCGGCCCCGAAAGTGGCGCGCGGCGCCAAGGTCAAAGTGGCTCAGTCCAAGTCTGTCACCGCAGAACTGAAAGAAGTGAAAGCCGCCAAGACCGCCGCACGCAAAGCGACGGAAAAAGCAGCGGAAAAACCCGCCGCCCCGGCCAAGCGCGTGATCCGTCGCGTCAAGAGCGGGGAATGA
- the nadD gene encoding nicotinate (nicotinamide) nucleotide adenylyltransferase encodes MRPCIAILGGSFDPAHLGHVALGRHVHSALQADELRLLPVGCPWQKGGLQASCEQRLAMLQLAFAETGLPLYFDQRELHQQSPNYTVQTLQQMRAELGPQVAMVFVIGADQWQRLHTWREWPRLFELAHLAVAMRPGFTIQGEAQAQARLADLAQLRTQPFGSAVQLPPMAHPASATRVRELLQNQGAHLAPAVQEELAQLLPAKVLDYIQYHQLYRHGN; translated from the coding sequence ATGCGGCCCTGCATCGCGATTCTGGGCGGCAGTTTTGATCCGGCCCATCTTGGGCATGTGGCGCTGGGCCGCCACGTCCATAGCGCGCTGCAGGCGGATGAATTGCGCCTGCTGCCAGTTGGCTGTCCCTGGCAAAAAGGCGGCCTGCAAGCCAGTTGCGAACAAAGACTGGCAATGTTGCAACTGGCGTTTGCCGAGACCGGCTTGCCGCTGTATTTTGACCAGCGCGAATTGCATCAGCAAAGCCCGAATTACACCGTGCAGACCTTGCAGCAAATGCGCGCCGAATTGGGGCCGCAGGTGGCGATGGTGTTTGTGATCGGCGCCGACCAATGGCAGCGCCTGCACACCTGGCGCGAATGGCCCAGACTATTTGAACTGGCGCATCTGGCGGTGGCCATGCGTCCCGGTTTTACGATTCAAGGCGAGGCGCAAGCGCAGGCGCGTCTCGCTGATTTGGCACAGTTGCGCACGCAGCCTTTTGGCAGCGCAGTGCAATTGCCGCCCATGGCGCACCCGGCTTCGGCTACCCGGGTGCGCGAACTGCTGCAGAACCAGGGCGCGCACTTGGCCCCTGCAGTGCAAGAGGAATTGGCGCAACTGCTGCCAGCCAAAGTGTTAGACTATATTCAATATCATCAATTGTACCGACATGGAAATTAA
- the hemF gene encoding oxygen-dependent coproporphyrinogen oxidase, whose translation MTENTRQQPDTAAVKQYLLNLQESIVQALQNADGQPFRTDAWDRPEGGGGISRLIEEGDLFERGGVNFSHVQGSQLPPSAMANRPQLAGRPWQAMGVSLVLHPRNPYVPTVHMNVRYFEAYARNPEEESVWWFGGGMDLTPYYGFAEDARHFHQTCRAALAPTAGGADLHAEFKRWCDDYFYLKHRKEARGVGGIFFDDFHRLSWEESFAMTRHIGDAFIPAYQPIVQRRRALPYGERERDFQAYRRGRYVEFNLVFDRGTLFGLQSGGRTESILMSMPPIVKWRYDWQPEAGSAEAALYSDFLPVRDWLAE comes from the coding sequence ATGACAGAAAACACCCGCCAACAACCGGATACCGCAGCCGTCAAACAATATTTGCTGAACCTGCAGGAATCCATCGTGCAAGCGCTGCAAAACGCCGATGGCCAGCCGTTCCGCACCGATGCCTGGGACAGGCCGGAAGGCGGCGGCGGGATTTCACGCTTGATCGAAGAGGGCGATTTGTTTGAGCGCGGCGGCGTCAATTTCTCGCATGTGCAGGGCAGCCAGTTGCCGCCCTCGGCCATGGCCAACCGCCCGCAATTGGCGGGCCGTCCCTGGCAAGCCATGGGCGTGTCCCTGGTGCTGCATCCGCGCAACCCCTATGTGCCGACGGTGCACATGAATGTGCGCTACTTTGAAGCGTATGCGCGCAACCCGGAAGAAGAAAGCGTCTGGTGGTTTGGCGGCGGCATGGATCTAACCCCGTATTACGGCTTTGCCGAAGATGCGCGCCACTTCCATCAGACTTGCCGCGCGGCGCTGGCGCCGACAGCCGGCGGGGCCGATTTGCATGCCGAATTCAAACGCTGGTGCGATGACTATTTTTATCTGAAACATCGCAAAGAAGCGCGCGGCGTGGGCGGGATTTTCTTCGACGACTTCCATCGCTTGAGCTGGGAAGAAAGCTTCGCCATGACGCGCCATATCGGCGACGCCTTCATCCCGGCCTATCAGCCCATCGTGCAGCGCCGGCGCGCCCTGCCATATGGCGAGCGCGAACGCGATTTCCAGGCATACCGCCGTGGCCGCTATGTCGAATTCAATCTGGTGTTTGACCGTGGCACCCTGTTCGGCCTGCAATCCGGCGGGCGCACCGAGTCGATTTTGATGTCCATGCCGCCGATCGTCAAATGGCGCTACGACTGGCAACCGGAGGCCGGCAGCGCGGAAGCCGCGCTGTACAGCGACTTCTTGCCGGTGCGCGACTGGCTCGCGGAGTGA
- the purD gene encoding phosphoribosylamine--glycine ligase, with protein sequence MKILVVGGGGREHALAWKLAQSERVTMVYVAPGNGGTARDARMCNVALSAPQELADFVRSEHIDFTVVGPEAPLAAGIVNLFRAQDLKIFGPTKEAAQLESSKDFAKAFMVRHNIPTAEYQTFTDAAAAHAYLNEKGAPIVIKADGLAAGKGVVVAQTLDEAHQAVDMMLSDNKLGSAGCRVVIEEFLAGEEASFIVMVDGKHVLALATSQDHKRLRDQDEGPNTGGMGAYSPAPIITPSLHARVMREIINPTVQGMARDGIPYSGFLYAGLMIDDKGNPKTLEFNCRMGDPETQPIMARLKTDLAHVFEQALHGALDAVELEWDRRTALGVVLAAAGYPEDPRKGDVIRGIPADTAECTTFHAGTVLQDGQLQTSGGRVLCVVGLGDSVKMAQKHVYDTVEKIHFDGMQYRRDIGWRGMKHPAA encoded by the coding sequence ATGAAAATTCTGGTTGTTGGCGGCGGCGGGCGTGAACATGCCCTGGCCTGGAAACTGGCGCAATCCGAGCGCGTCACCATGGTGTATGTGGCGCCTGGCAATGGCGGCACGGCGCGCGATGCGCGCATGTGCAATGTCGCATTGTCCGCGCCGCAGGAGCTGGCTGATTTTGTGCGCAGTGAGCACATCGATTTCACCGTGGTCGGCCCGGAAGCGCCGCTGGCGGCCGGGATTGTGAATCTGTTCCGCGCCCAGGACTTGAAAATTTTCGGCCCGACCAAAGAAGCCGCGCAACTGGAAAGTTCAAAAGACTTCGCCAAAGCTTTCATGGTGCGGCATAACATTCCCACCGCTGAGTACCAAACCTTCACCGACGCCGCAGCGGCGCACGCTTATCTGAATGAAAAAGGCGCGCCGATTGTGATCAAGGCCGACGGCCTGGCAGCCGGCAAGGGCGTGGTGGTGGCGCAGACCCTGGACGAAGCGCATCAAGCGGTGGACATGATGTTGTCCGACAACAAGCTGGGCAGCGCCGGTTGCCGCGTGGTGATTGAAGAATTTCTGGCGGGCGAAGAAGCCAGCTTTATCGTGATGGTGGATGGCAAGCATGTGCTGGCCTTGGCCACCAGCCAGGATCACAAGCGTTTGCGCGATCAGGACGAAGGGCCGAACACCGGCGGCATGGGCGCTTACTCGCCGGCCCCCATCATCACCCCCTCGCTGCATGCGCGCGTGATGCGTGAAATCATCAATCCCACGGTGCAAGGCATGGCGCGCGACGGCATTCCGTATTCCGGTTTCCTGTACGCCGGTTTGATGATTGATGACAAAGGCAATCCGAAGACGCTGGAATTCAATTGCCGCATGGGCGATCCGGAAACCCAGCCCATCATGGCGCGCCTGAAAACCGATTTGGCGCATGTGTTTGAGCAAGCCTTGCATGGCGCGCTGGATGCGGTCGAACTCGAATGGGATCGCCGCACCGCGCTGGGCGTGGTGCTGGCCGCCGCCGGCTACCCGGAAGATCCGCGCAAGGGCGATGTGATTCGCGGCATTCCGGCGGATACTGCCGAGTGCACCACCTTCCATGCCGGCACCGTGCTGCAAGACGGCCAGTTGCAAACCTCGGGCGGGCGCGTGCTGTGCGTGGTCGGCCTGGGCGACAGTGTCAAGATGGCGCAAAAGCATGTGTATGACACAGTGGAAAAAATCCATTTCGATGGCATGCAATACCGGCGCGACATCGGCTGGCGCGGCATGAAACACCCGGCGGCTTGA
- a CDS encoding YebC/PmpR family DNA-binding transcriptional regulator, whose product MAGHSKWANIKHKKAATDAKRGKIWTRLIKEITVAARMGGGDINTNPRLRLAVDKAADANMPKDNVTRAIQRGTGGLDGANYEEVRYEGYGIGGAAIIVDCMTDNRVRTVAEVRHAFSKFGGNMGTEGSVAFMFKHCGQMFFAPGVDEDKLMEAALEAGADDVIADDEGGFEVLCPPNDFAAIKEKVEAAGFKPEVAEIVMRPDNETTVTGDDAVKMQKLLDALENLDDVQEVFTNVTVDL is encoded by the coding sequence ATGGCTGGACATAGCAAATGGGCTAACATCAAGCACAAAAAGGCGGCCACTGACGCCAAGCGCGGCAAGATCTGGACCCGTCTGATCAAAGAAATCACGGTCGCTGCGCGTATGGGCGGCGGCGATATCAACACCAATCCGCGTCTGCGCCTGGCGGTCGATAAGGCGGCGGATGCGAATATGCCGAAGGACAACGTGACGCGCGCGATTCAGCGCGGCACCGGCGGTCTGGACGGCGCCAACTACGAAGAAGTGCGTTACGAGGGCTATGGCATCGGCGGCGCGGCGATTATCGTCGATTGCATGACCGATAACCGGGTGCGCACCGTGGCCGAAGTGCGCCACGCCTTCTCCAAATTCGGCGGCAATATGGGAACCGAAGGTTCGGTCGCCTTCATGTTCAAACACTGCGGCCAGATGTTTTTTGCGCCCGGCGTGGACGAAGATAAATTGATGGAAGCCGCGCTCGAAGCCGGCGCCGATGATGTGATCGCGGATGATGAGGGCGGCTTTGAAGTGCTGTGCCCGCCAAATGATTTTGCCGCCATCAAAGAAAAAGTGGAAGCCGCCGGTTTCAAACCGGAGGTGGCGGAAATCGTGATGCGTCCCGACAATGAAACCACGGTCACAGGCGACGACGCGGTGAAAATGCAAAAACTGCTGGATGCGCTGGAAAATCTGGACGACGTGCAGGAAGTTTTCACCAACGTGACCGTTGATCTGTAA
- a CDS encoding quinone oxidoreductase, whose product MAHIVSIERTGGPEVLRYHQQEVAAPAAGEIQVRQYACGLNFIDIYFRSGLYPHPLPTALGMEGAGEVVAVGAGVQDFAPGDRIAYAGRPNGAYASLRNMPAAIALKLPPEIDYATGAAMMLQGLTVQYLLRRTCPLQAGDTVLFHAAAGGVGLIACQWARALGVNLIGTAGSDEKLALAKAHGAAHVINYRTENFVERVRELTNGAGVKVVYDSIGKDTFYQSLDCLRPLGMMVSFGNASGAVPAFDLGELSKRGSLFITRPTLFAYTAQRADLEAMGAELFSMVQSGQIKIDVRQRYALADAAQAHIEMEARSTIGSSILIPEHA is encoded by the coding sequence ATTGCCCATATCGTCAGCATTGAGCGCACCGGCGGGCCGGAAGTCTTGCGTTACCACCAGCAGGAAGTGGCGGCGCCGGCGGCGGGCGAAATCCAGGTCAGGCAATACGCCTGCGGTTTGAATTTCATCGATATTTATTTCCGCAGCGGCTTATACCCGCATCCGCTGCCAACTGCGCTGGGGATGGAAGGCGCAGGCGAAGTGGTGGCGGTAGGCGCAGGGGTTCAGGATTTCGCGCCGGGCGACCGCATCGCCTATGCCGGCAGGCCGAACGGCGCTTACGCCAGCCTGCGCAATATGCCGGCCGCCATCGCGCTCAAATTGCCGCCGGAGATTGACTATGCAACCGGGGCGGCGATGATGTTGCAGGGCTTGACGGTGCAATATCTGCTGCGCCGCACCTGCCCTTTGCAAGCCGGCGACACCGTGCTGTTTCACGCCGCAGCCGGCGGGGTCGGCTTAATCGCCTGCCAATGGGCGCGCGCGCTGGGTGTGAATTTGATCGGCACTGCCGGTTCCGATGAAAAACTGGCGCTGGCCAAAGCGCATGGCGCGGCGCATGTGATCAATTACCGCACTGAAAATTTTGTCGAACGGGTGCGCGAGCTGACCAATGGGGCCGGCGTCAAAGTGGTGTACGACTCGATCGGCAAAGACACGTTTTACCAATCGCTGGACTGCCTGCGCCCGCTAGGCATGATGGTCAGTTTCGGCAACGCTTCCGGCGCTGTGCCGGCTTTCGACCTGGGCGAATTAAGCAAACGCGGTTCGCTCTTCATCACCCGCCCCACCCTGTTCGCCTACACCGCGCAACGCGCTGATCTGGAAGCGATGGGTGCGGAACTGTTCAGCATGGTGCAAAGCGGCCAGATCAAGATTGATGTGCGCCAGCGCTACGCCCTGGCTGACGCGGCGCAAGCGCATATCGAGATGGAAGCGCGCAGCACCATTGGCAGCAGTATTTTGATTCCGGAGCATGCATGA
- a CDS encoding DUF1631 family protein: MKVQTRDDLMQCIAEALHQEKMQDGMLAAQADIEQRLDTGEVAGFIGKFLQQHWVHVLAEAHASEEDEKIVAVRQVLDDLIWSTTPKATAEERKNLLSRLPAIVRDLSQHLDAINWHGQARQHFFAKLAQRQATYARAALTPRQKIEYAVTVAQRASERLMERQDKPPRMLDEANRTVDAMRQGQWMDFQFTPYSAEPMLRYKLAWISPGHSRFIFVRDDGADFFSIADEDLARALREKEAVCVWQHEKPAHIPVGKPLLWRD; the protein is encoded by the coding sequence ATGAAAGTCCAAACCCGCGACGACTTGATGCAATGCATCGCCGAAGCCCTGCACCAGGAAAAGATGCAGGATGGCATGCTGGCGGCGCAAGCGGATATCGAACAGCGGCTGGATACCGGCGAAGTGGCCGGGTTCATCGGTAAATTTTTACAACAACATTGGGTGCATGTATTAGCCGAGGCGCACGCCAGCGAAGAAGATGAAAAAATCGTCGCGGTGCGGCAAGTGCTGGACGATTTGATCTGGAGCACCACGCCCAAGGCCACGGCGGAGGAGCGCAAAAATCTGCTGTCGCGCCTGCCGGCGATTGTGCGCGACTTGAGCCAGCACCTGGACGCGATCAACTGGCACGGCCAGGCGCGGCAACATTTCTTCGCCAAGCTGGCGCAACGCCAGGCCACCTATGCGCGCGCCGCACTGACGCCGCGCCAGAAGATCGAATATGCCGTGACGGTAGCGCAGCGCGCCAGTGAAAGATTGATGGAGCGCCAGGATAAGCCGCCGCGCATGCTGGACGAGGCGAACCGCACCGTGGATGCGATGCGGCAGGGGCAGTGGATGGATTTTCAATTCACGCCTTACAGCGCAGAACCGATGCTGCGCTACAAGCTGGCCTGGATCAGCCCCGGTCACAGCCGTTTTATTTTCGTGCGCGACGATGGGGCCGATTTCTTCTCCATCGCCGACGAAGACTTGGCGCGCGCGCTGCGGGAAAAAGAGGCGGTGTGCGTGTGGCAACATGAAAAACCGGCGCATATTCCCGTTGGCAAACCGCTGTTGTGGCGCGATTGA